One genomic region from Chthonomonas calidirosea T49 encodes:
- a CDS encoding 2-isopropylmalate synthase: protein MATRIYIFDTTLRDGEQSPGASLNVAEKLEIAKQLERLGVDVIEAGFPISSPGDFQAVQEISRTVRGCTICGLTRAVEKDIDVAAEALREAAHPRIHTGLGVSDIHLKYKLRMSREAAMERGVQAVRHARRYVAEVEYFLEDSGRADRDYLCQVIEAVINAGASVINIPDTTGYSTPEEYGGLIRYVMEHVPNIDKAIVSVHCHDDLGLAVANSLAGIQNGARQIECTINGIGERAGNTSLEEVVMAIKVRADRYPFETGIVTQELYKTSRMVSTATGILVQPNKAIVGANAFAHSSGIHQDGVLKERTTYEIINPSDVGIQESKIILTARSGRHALQHRLRELGYECNEEQIDRIYARFLELADRKKQIYDEDLEILVANETSMLHRTYELLHVQVSCGDKLIPTATVSIRNEAGDVFTDSCHGTGPVDAVYRAINRIVNEPNELIEFSVQAVTQGIDALADVTIRIRRDNDIYTGRGADSDIVVASAKAYMHALNKLVDRTSHASRKESVLQHP, encoded by the coding sequence ATGGCAACACGAATCTATATCTTTGATACCACACTGCGCGATGGGGAGCAGTCGCCAGGCGCCTCCCTCAACGTCGCCGAAAAGCTGGAGATAGCCAAACAACTGGAGCGCCTCGGTGTGGACGTTATCGAGGCCGGTTTTCCCATATCCTCACCCGGTGACTTTCAAGCGGTTCAGGAGATAAGCCGCACCGTACGAGGCTGTACGATCTGCGGCCTCACGCGCGCGGTGGAGAAGGACATTGATGTCGCTGCGGAGGCGCTGCGTGAAGCGGCGCATCCGCGTATCCACACCGGCCTCGGCGTCTCTGACATTCACCTGAAGTATAAACTGCGAATGAGCCGCGAAGCGGCCATGGAGCGTGGCGTGCAGGCCGTGCGACATGCCCGTCGCTATGTGGCTGAGGTGGAGTACTTTCTGGAAGACTCGGGGCGAGCCGATCGGGACTATCTGTGCCAGGTGATCGAAGCCGTGATTAACGCCGGTGCGAGCGTCATCAACATTCCGGACACCACAGGCTACTCGACACCGGAAGAGTATGGCGGCCTCATTCGATACGTGATGGAGCATGTGCCGAACATTGATAAGGCCATCGTGAGCGTGCACTGTCATGATGACCTCGGCCTCGCGGTTGCCAACTCATTGGCGGGCATTCAAAATGGCGCGCGGCAGATCGAATGCACGATCAACGGTATCGGCGAGCGGGCTGGCAACACCTCTCTCGAAGAGGTGGTGATGGCCATAAAGGTGCGTGCCGACCGCTATCCTTTTGAAACAGGCATCGTGACGCAGGAGCTATATAAAACGAGTCGAATGGTGAGCACAGCCACCGGTATCCTCGTTCAACCGAATAAGGCGATTGTGGGAGCCAACGCCTTTGCACACTCCAGCGGTATCCACCAAGATGGTGTGCTGAAGGAGCGTACCACCTACGAGATCATCAACCCCAGCGATGTGGGCATTCAGGAGAGCAAAATCATCCTCACGGCGCGATCCGGACGCCACGCGCTTCAGCACCGGCTTAGAGAGCTGGGCTATGAGTGCAATGAGGAGCAGATAGATCGTATCTATGCGCGTTTTCTGGAGCTGGCCGATCGTAAGAAGCAGATTTACGACGAAGACCTCGAAATTCTGGTGGCAAACGAAACCAGTATGCTCCATCGTACCTATGAGCTGCTCCATGTGCAGGTGTCCTGCGGCGATAAGCTCATTCCCACCGCGACCGTCTCTATTCGAAACGAGGCCGGCGACGTGTTTACCGATTCCTGCCACGGCACCGGCCCGGTGGATGCGGTGTATCGAGCCATCAATCGGATAGTGAACGAGCCCAACGAGCTGATCGAGTTCAGCGTCCAGGCTGTGACACAAGGCATTGATGCGTTGGCCGATGTCACCATTCGTATACGCCGTGATAACGATATCTACACCGGCCGCGGGGCCGATAGCGATATCGTGGTGGCGAGTGCAAAGGCCTATATGCACGCTCTCAATAAGCTGGTCGACCGGACCTCTCACGCAAGCCGTAAAGAGAGCGTTCTTCAACACCCCTAA
- a CDS encoding glycosyltransferase family 2 protein, producing MKSSNGGAQELGTSIQVTPSSSRYVLSVLMPVMNERGTLLTLLDRVLAVPVEKEILIVDDGSTDGTRELLQREVEGKIPDVRVFYHERNQGKGAAIRTALPYAQGEFCIIQDGDLEYDPQDYLVILKAFSDPNVSAVYGSRFTHGMPKMRLANRLINRLLAWMVRSFYRTPLTDEATCYKAFRTEVLRSLPLTCRRFEFCPEVTAKLIRRHHRIVEVPIRYQARTIAQGKKIRWTDGVIAIWTLIKFRFARF from the coding sequence ATGAAATCATCGAACGGAGGCGCTCAGGAGCTTGGCACCTCTATCCAAGTCACTCCCTCTTCATCGCGCTACGTGCTTAGCGTGCTGATGCCTGTCATGAACGAACGGGGAACGCTGCTTACCCTGCTCGACCGTGTGCTGGCCGTGCCGGTTGAGAAGGAGATACTGATCGTAGATGACGGCTCAACCGATGGTACCCGCGAGCTGCTACAAAGGGAAGTTGAGGGCAAAATTCCAGATGTACGTGTATTTTATCACGAGCGAAATCAAGGCAAAGGTGCCGCCATACGCACCGCTCTACCCTACGCCCAAGGCGAGTTCTGCATCATTCAGGACGGCGACCTCGAGTACGATCCCCAAGACTATCTGGTTATTCTGAAGGCCTTTTCAGACCCCAACGTCAGCGCGGTCTACGGATCACGCTTCACCCACGGCATGCCCAAAATGCGGCTTGCCAATCGACTCATCAACCGCCTCCTTGCTTGGATGGTTCGCAGCTTTTATCGCACCCCTCTCACCGATGAGGCCACCTGTTACAAGGCCTTTCGAACCGAGGTGCTGCGCTCGTTGCCGTTGACTTGCCGTCGATTCGAGTTCTGCCCGGAGGTTACGGCCAAACTCATCCGGCGCCACCATCGCATTGTGGAGGTGCCCATTCGCTACCAGGCGAGAACCATCGCACAGGGCAAAAAAATTCGGTGGACCGACGGCGTCATTGCCATATGGACGCTCATCAAATTTCGTTTCGCCCGCTTCTAA
- a CDS encoding DUF4342 domain-containing protein, with amino-acid sequence MTGNQEPGGQPTLREQLEVAGHQLEKKVRELLHEGNVQHLIIKHEGQTILEIPVGLGIAAAVLAPVLAAVAAVGALLTHCTVEVVRKGE; translated from the coding sequence ATGACCGGCAACCAAGAGCCCGGTGGTCAGCCAACTTTGCGCGAGCAGTTGGAGGTGGCAGGGCATCAGCTCGAGAAGAAGGTGAGGGAGCTGCTGCATGAAGGAAATGTACAGCACCTAATCATCAAGCACGAGGGGCAGACCATTCTCGAAATTCCGGTAGGCCTTGGCATTGCGGCCGCGGTGCTGGCGCCCGTGTTGGCGGCGGTGGCGGCTGTAGGCGCCCTGTTGACGCACTGCACCGTTGAGGTGGTTCGCAAAGGCGAATAA